gtGCTCGGCATCCCATAGTGCCCCTAAAAGAAAGGGCGAGCACAGTGCAGGAGTAGCccaagtaaaaggctgccaaTACTGCAATAAAgcactctgcacctgacaggaccatgctcttcagtttttacaaccaccccaactattttgggtatgggctgatgggacaagtatcagtcttggaaagtcgaacctacacgtAGATGTTGGATGAGGGgtacaggctaatataaaaggagaagtaagcaaTTCAGAGAAAGGGACTGGGAAAAAAAGGCTAAGAACCAGAGCCTTTCAGGCCGTACCGAGGAAAGAGACTTCTCGAGCGAAcgtaatttattttcatatgaacaccacgaccaaccatcgtccggtgaccaaggcctagcctttcaagcccacgctctacaaattttattgtttgggccttttaatgtacgaacccaacatcattttggggtcgttacgaattgagtccttacaaaaataaaatattttattttattaaaattatatctcttccttcaattaaaaaactcaaattctctcatttcctttattattttaatgaactgtttgtattattttaaatgaagttattaaaaaaaaatagaacatttgatattggatGTATCGTAAAGTGATGTAGTAAAaaagataaagtaactttttgagttgctaaatgctaaaatttttagcaccacattaaaaaaactcaaattctctcatttccattattattttaatgaactgtttgtattattttaaaagaagttataaaaaaaaaaaaaaacatttgatattgAACGTATCGTAAAGTGATGTGGTAAAaaagataaagtaactttttaagttactaaatgctaaaatttttagcaccatCAATATGAATGctcttcaataataataataataataataaatcctaGCCAgcttagtattaaaaaaagacattattttttattttttgtctttgttagtaaatgattgtatcttaatatatttagaaacaatgattttgaatttttataatttttcaatactATATGGATAcctatttggagtttttttttttttcctttatacttTGGTCCTCgctaacttaaaattttgtgtcTGTCCTTGATTAGGGGTGTTGTACTCATGTCGGACACATGATATGCCTAAGATACTTCTGCATGCATGTCTCGGCTatgtcctttaaaaaaaaaattgcagcaCATGGTTAGGACGCAGGAGCAAGAGGAATCGAATACCCTTTCATAAAACAAAGAGAACATTCATACTCTAATGGTAAAAAtgcatttgaaaattaataaatatttttattctagATAAGTATTGTAATTTCCAATCATTATTTAATAGTTATGAATTCactttattatccattattgcttttaaattgatatataattaacattatattaaaataaatacttagtaatatttagaaaatataaattaaatatatctAATAGATGTGTCCCGTTATttatgtcttcttttttttcaaacaatgtTGAGTCCTAATATGTCGTATTCGTAGCCATGTGTGTGTTCATACTTCCCAGCCAAAGAGATGTACGGTgcttgaaaataaaagaagtaaaGAAGATATAAAAAGTATCGAGGAgaattaattaaaactaaaaagtaaaaactcatCCATTTGTGCTTGTAGGTAGAACTAGGAAGTTGTCTTTcacatgaaaatatatatatatctactaGGAAGTTGTCTTTCAcatgaaaatataatatatatatatatatatatatatatatatatatatatatctactaGGAAGTTGTCTTTcacatgaaaatatatatatatatatatatatatatatctcacctATTGATCATGTGACAGATCTCTTAAGTCTTAGCCCCAATATAAGTTTCAAGTACAGTTTACTTGAactttgataaatttattttaatagtgAATAATTAAGGAGGCGAATTGAAACAATCAATTaaaaagtttagaattttatttaaatattttaaaaatagaaaattcaatttaaaaccaCCCTCACATTATGGAGAGATTATATAATTGTTCTTATTATTAAGAGTgttgtaaataataataataataataataataataataataataataataataataataataataataataatgaagagAAAGGTTGTAAAGTGTATAACTGAAAGAAAAATCACCAAATGATTTCAAGATTCAAAGTCAAGATTGAAACTTCTTAATTAAACCGAAGTTTAAAATGATATCAATAATCATTAGTACTCAAAacttttatgctatgtttggaagtttggaggGAAAGGAaagtagaggggagtagaggagaggagaggagaatGGTTATCTTACAccttatttgatatttttaaaattaaataagggGGAAGAGAATAATTAGTATTTTCATAGTTTGTCATTTTGTTAATATGAAAAGGGTAAATTTggtaattcatttttttaagcaTTTCTATGCTCcactctctctctaaatctctccaatttgggggaattaaaaatgagaggttAGAAATAGTTAGAACCCTTCAAACTCCTCTCCCTCCTCCtgtaaaaaaatccaaataaaataatttaacttactctccctccctctactttactccccctccatccaaacaagctatTAGTCGATTGAAGTGGAACAATAATTACTGTCAACTTGAATTAGTTAGAACCAAAGGGTAGAATTTTACATagaacttaaaatatatatatatatatatatatatatatatatatcaattaaataaatttatttaatgttAACTAAATCAAGAATAATTTGATGATTTAATACTAACTAAATTAAGTAATTTTATACAGAGACTCCAATATCATGGTTTAAGTataaaatttaaccaaaaaaaagaaaagaagaagcaagtttattattattattattttttaagaaggtCTATTTTATCTTGGATAAGGTGATACATGATTAAGTAAGttgtaatctaaatttttaataatgattTTGGTGTTGAGAGACAAAGATAGAGATTGTTTGGTATGTGATCATGTATGTAATTAAGTGGCTAACGTTAGCAATTTACCATttagggcattggttaataaaattaaagctaCAATATTACGGGAATTTATTCATTACTGATGATTCGACATTTataaaactttttgttttgtcaaatattttagtttttaatcaAGTTTGGTTTTATATTTGTCTCATATTTTGGACGTCTTCTGGAAGTTgagaaaaataccaaaaaacccttttatttttatttttaaaacatgtatttttGTAATGCGAGTGTGGCATTTGAGGCTTAGGCCTAGAGCCGGATATGCCAATGTGTGCTCAATGAAACTCTAAAAAAGCAATGTTAGGGaacataaaattttttcataatttttttttttttttttgataaatcgATAGTTGGTGCTGTGGGAATTTGAATCTGAATCTCTATATTATAAACACCAAGAAGTGTCAAGTTCTTAACAACTTATTAAATTAACAAGTTGTTATTAGAGCGGTACATTTCAATTAAATCCACTACCAACTTGATTTTAATTATGCACTAAAGTTGTAAGACTTTTGTATctctaaactttttttcttcaagaaaaattgTATCACTACACTtattaatgataatgataataatgaaaaagtcccaaaaaaaagagagaagaaaataatcatattaattatggaaaatcaaaccaaatacCTTATTTACAATTACAGGTATGACTCGTACGTGCTACCAATCAAAGCATTACATCCTCTACAAAAATCATGTATGATTTCATAACttctttgaaattgtttttaacaATCTTTTGACTTAAGATTTAAGAAtgtatcttttttcttcttttgattccATACCCAATTGGCATCCTTCTATCCAGTTTATTACTTTTTCCCccttatttttgaaattggaGATGAGGACTCAAAAGTAACTGCTGATTGAATAATGACTGGTTGAGTATGTTGTACTGAGCGATGTCGGATTGATTGGTGCTGTTACTGAAACTGCAAGAActcatgaatttttttgatgGGTATAACATATCCTCATGATCTAAGTTGGAATGCTGGCGTTTGAGCTGGTTTTCCATGTTTGGAGCCAAAGAGTTCAGTTGAGGTAGTTTTTGAAACATATAGTTTTCACTGCTGCTACCAGATGCTATGGAGTTATTGAAGAAAGGCTGGTCTAGACTCCCATTGTTGAATGTTGATTCGAATCCAGTTGTGTTCCAGCAATGGTTGTCTGATAATAAACTACTTAGTAAGGAGTAGTCCATGGCATCCAATAagtttgagaaagaagaagatttctGGGGCATGAGAGTACTGTTGTGACCAACAGGACTTTTCAAGCTTGGTAAAGTGGTATCTTGGATAACATGTTCttgttcatcttcttcttgatcTTGATCACTTGCTGCTGCTGTCATTGGAGGTAAAGCATTGGACTTCCTGTAGATCCGGCAAAGAACCCAATCGTCTAACTGCGAAAGGCCTCAAATGAAACAGTTTTATTAGTTGCAGTACAAACTTTAATAGTTAGAAACTGCTTAGTAAAACCTCACAATTATGCACTCCATTATAATTAATTAGGCCTTAGGGTCAccattcaaattagaactactTGCATGTAGCCAATGGTCCCGTGTTCATTCAAACTGGTTGGTGGTGAGACCACACGCTTTATCAGATTGGGTGCATTTGTAGCCTCACACCTGGGCTAGCTAGCTAGGCCTATATATAGAACTAGCCAACAAGAAATATTAGACCGAACACTGAGTTCATATTTGGAAGGATTGGAAAGGATGTAACTATTTCTAAACTCAACAGGACAAACctaacaaaatagtaaaaaatttccatATTGGATGATGTAGAATCTATTGTTTTAAACCTACTCTTTCTTTAGCATCTACCATTCCCTCAagactcttaaaaaaaagaaaaaaaactactttGTCTGCACgctatatatgatatatcacaTCATTAGTAAGATTCTTTTGTTTGCGTTAGTTTCATATTTTCTCTGttattctttttgggttttttacaCACGactttaatataaataattatgaaatcacaaaaaaaaaaaaaaaaaaaatcttatattgTAAAGTTTATCGCCACCTTTGCTTATGtgtattatcaaaattttcaaagttaaGGATAGAGATAAAACTTTGCGGCTCGGGTGCTTTGTCGTATGTGTAGATGAGTTTGCTTAACTACAGCGTGACGAATCAAGATAACAGAATCTTTTTTAAATAGATGGAACATCCTGGAATGCCCCAAAACTGGCTTGAATGATTATAGAGAATAAAGAtatatttcatatataataatttagtaGGGTAGCTCACCCTCATGGATGTATCTTTGAGCTTGATAGGTTTGTTGGGAGTGTAGTTGGGGAGTTCAGCAAGGCGATATTCATGCATGATCCAGTTAGTCTTGATTCCCTTTGGTGGTCTTCCTTTGTAGAACACAAGGGCCTTCTTCACACCAATGTTTTGCAGGttccctcctcctcctcctcttgcagctgttgctgttgctgttgctgttgatGTTAATATGGTTTTATCTGTACCAGTTGCTTTCCAATACCCAGAAGCGGCTGCCCTGTTTGGCCTGGCACCATTTGGGTACTTGCGGTCTCTTGGACTAAAGAAGTACCACTCTTTGTCACCAAACGCAGCTTTttc
The DNA window shown above is from Quercus lobata isolate SW786 chromosome 7, ValleyOak3.0 Primary Assembly, whole genome shotgun sequence and carries:
- the LOC115952209 gene encoding NAC domain-containing protein 2-like produces the protein MKNPQTPLPPGFRFHPTDEELILHYLRKRVASTPLPVSIIAEVDIYKFDPWELPEKAAFGDKEWYFFSPRDRKYPNGARPNRAAASGYWKATGTDKTILTSTATATATAARGGGGGNLQNIGVKKALVFYKGRPPKGIKTNWIMHEYRLAELPNYTPNKPIKLKDTSMRLDDWVLCRIYRKSNALPPMTAAASDQDQEEDEQEHVIQDTTLPSLKSPVGHNSTLMPQKSSSFSNLLDAMDYSLLSSLLSDNHCWNTTGFESTFNNGSLDQPFFNNSIASGSSSENYMFQKLPQLNSLAPNMENQLKRQHSNLDHEDMLYPSKKFMSSCSFSNSTNQSDIAQYNILNQSLFNQQLLLSPHLQFQK